One window from the genome of Musa acuminata AAA Group cultivar baxijiao chromosome BXJ1-4, Cavendish_Baxijiao_AAA, whole genome shotgun sequence encodes:
- the LOC103981562 gene encoding polcalcin Phl p 7-like yields the protein MCMRAGEREQSPPPKLRFARAIQQLLRSEMGEVTPEMERIFKRFDTNGDGKISLAELGEVLRTLGSTSGDDVKRTMAEIDTDGDGNIDFKEFAAFCHANPGLMKDVAKVFL from the exons ATGTGCATGCGTGCAGGAGAACGAGAACAGTCTCCTCCACCCAAACTCCGCTTCGCGAGGGCGATCCAACAGCTTCTCAG ATCGGAGATGGGCGAGGTGACGCCGGAGATGGAGCGTATCTTCAAGCGCTTCGACACCAACGGCGACGGCAAGATCTCGCTGGCGGAGCTCGGCGAGGTCCTCCGCACGCTGGGCTCCACCTCCGGCGACGACGTGAAGCGCACCATGGCGGAGATCGACACCGACGGCGACGGCAACATCGACTTCAAAGAGTTCGCCGCCTTCTGCCACGCCAACCCCGGTCTCATGAAGGACGTCGCCAAGGTCTTCCTTTGA